Below is a window of Candidatus Binatia bacterium DNA.
CGAGCGCGGCGCAGCCGCCAAACGCTGCCAGGGCAACCAGCGCCAGCGCAGCGCCGGTGCATCGCCGCATCGGGCCGGTCGTGCTGCGGCTGTCCGCAGGTGGTTTCCTCGAGCCTTTCACGGTTTGCGCGATCGCCCCGGGCCCACCCGTGTGCGTCCGGGCAGTTTGGACCGGACAAAGCCGCGTTCGCAACGTGAACCGTGACGAGGTGCGGCGGACGCGGCGGGTACCTGCGCGCAGCAGGCGTGGCGTTGCAAGCGCTGCTTCGCTAGTTGGCAGGCATGCAGGAGGGCCTGGCCGGTGCGGGCGCGGCCACTGGCGCGCCCCGGCACATACTCATCGTGCGGCTCGGCGCGATCGGCGACTGCCTTCGCGTGCTGCCTTCCGTGGCGCTCCTTCGCCGGGCCTTCCCGGCGGCTGAGATAGGGTGGGTCGTTAGCGATACCGCGGCTCCGGTCCTCGAGGGGAACCCGCTTCTCGACCGGGTCCACATCGTCCGTCGCCGTGCGCTCAAGGCCGGCGCCTGGTCCGCGTGGAAAGAACTTCGCCGCGCGGGCGGCGAGCTTGCCGCTTCCGGCTACGACGTCGCGATCGACTTCCATACGCGCCTGAGAAGCGGCTATCTCGTCCGGGCCAGCGCCGCGCCGCTGAGGATCGGGCTCGGGCTGCGCTCCGGGACGGAAGCGAACTTCCTCTTTACCAATTGCCACGTAAGCCTCGACGATAAATACGAAAATCGTGTCGTTCGATTCATGAGGCTGCTGCATCCTCTCGGTATCGAGCCCGACCTCGCCCCGCCGCTGGCAAACCTCGGTCTCTGGATCCCGCCTGAGATAGCGGAGGCGGCCTCGGCGACTTTTGACGAGGCAGGCCGCCCGGTCGTTGCAGTCTTTCCCGGCACCAGCGATCACCGCGCCGGCGACCGCTGGCCCGCGGAGCGCTGGCAGCAGGTGGTTGCCGCTCTCGGCGAGCAGGGAGTCGGGTGCATGGTGCTGTGGGGGCCCGGCGAGATGGACATCGCCGCGGCAGTTGCTGCCGCTTCGCCGCGGGCCGTGCTGGCTCCGCCGACGAGCCTGGTCGAGATGATGGCACTCGTCGGCCGCTTCGGTCTCTACTTGGGCGCCAATACGGCGGCGCTGCACATGGCCTGGATGCAGCAGGTCCCGGCCGTCGTCCTGGCCGGGGGCAGGCCGTGGAGGACTGACCGGCCGCTTTCACCGGCGCGGTCGGTGATGCTGAGCGCCGGCGGCGTCGAGCCCTCGCGAAAGCTGAGGGGCAGTGCGGCGCGGGCCGCGGTCGAAGGCATCCGGGTCGAGGAAGTGCTCGCCGCAGCACGCACCCTGCTGGCCGGCTGAGCGTGTGCTGCGTCACGCGCCTGCCGCAGCAGACCGTGCGCTGGTCCGCCCGCCTTGCCTGAACTAGGTTCCGGCCCCGCGATGGACCGTTCCCCCGACGAAATCGTCGCGCTCCACGACCGCCTGCTGCTGCGCTGGGAGGATGCCGAGAAGGACAGCGCGCAGGCCGGCGCCGACCTTGCCGCGATGATCCTGCCACCGGTCTTGTCGGACGAAGCACTGCTCGAAGAACGGATCGAAGTCGCGCATTTTGCGAACTTCGTGATCTGGCGCCTCGAGGACGAGGCCCGCCTTCGCGAGATCCCCGACAGCCGCGTCGCTGCGCTCAAGCGCGCGATCGATCCGTGGAACCAGCGTCGCAACGACCTGATGGAAGCGATCGACGTGGTCTATCTCGCGCAGTTCTCGAACGTCGATGTCGCGGGCGCGCGTCTTCATTCGGAAAGCGCCGGCATGATCATCGATCGCCTGAGCATCCTTGCGCTGAAGATCCACAACCTCGAGAAGGTCGCCATCGATGCGGCCGCGGACGATGACATCGCGACGGTCGAGGAGAGCCGCCACCGCCGCGAGCTGCTGAGCCAGCAGCGCGCCGACCTCGGCGCCTGCCTGGCGGCGCTGCTCGACGATTTTGCGGCGGGACGCAGCTGCTTTCGCTGCTGGCGCCAGCTCAAGGCTTACAACGACGAGAGGCTGAACCGCGCGCTGCGGGCGGAGACCCGCGCGAAGGCTGCCCAGCCGGCGCAGGGGCAGCGCGGCTGACGCCACGTGATCCGGCGCGTGAACCACCGTGTGAACCGCAGCGCGACTACAGCGCAACTACAGAAGGAGAAGACCATGAAAACCGATGCCAGGACCATCGAAGTCGATGCGAACGGCATCCGCTTCGTCGCCTTCGAGCTGGGCAGCGGTCCGCTGCTGCTGTGCCTGCACGGTTTCCCCGACGACGCGACGACGTGGCGCCGCCAGATGGCGCCGTTCGCCGACGCGGGCTATCGCGTCGTCGCGCCGTACATGCGCGGGTATGCGCCGACGTCGGCGGCGCCCGGCGGCATCTACCAGACCGCCGCGCTCGGGCGCGACGCCGCGGCGCTGGTCGAGGCCCTGTCGCCGGACCAGCAGGCCGTCGTGTTCGGTCACGACTGGGGCGCACTGGCGGCGTACGGTGCTGCGCTGTTCGCGCCGTCACGCATCCGCAAACTGGTTGCCGCCGCCGTCGCTTACGGCCCGCGCCTGACCACTGCGTTCGCGACGAACTACGCGCAGCAGAAGCGGTCCTGGTACATGTTCTTCTTCCAGACCCTGATGGCCGAAATGGCCGTTTCCCACGACGACCTTCGCTTCATCCGCAACCTGTGGAGCGACTGGTCGCCGGCGTGGAAGTACACCGACGCAGACATCGCGCCGGTTCTGCAAACGCTAGCCCGGCCCGGGGTGCTCGAAGCGGCCCTCGGCTATTACCGCTGCCTGTTCGACCCTTCGCGCCAGGACCCCGCGCTCATGGCCGACCAGATGCGGCTCGGCATGGAGCCGATCACGGTGCCGACGCTGTACCTGCACGGCTCCAACGACGGCTGCATGGGACTGGAGCTTTGCGAAGGAATGGAGGAGGCGTTCCCCGGCGGCCTCGAAAAGACTGTGATCGACGGTGCCGGACACTTCATGCACTGTGAGAAGCCCGAGCAGGTAAATGCGCGAGTTCTAGAGTTTATCGGATTGGCGGACTGAGGGCGGAGTGAAGTTGGGGTCAGGCACCAGCACGCTGGTGCCTGACCCCAATTTCGGCGAGTCGGTCGGGGCCCGCGGTGCGGGGTTCGACGATGGCGCGGGTTGTACCACCACCCGGGCGAGGGCCGCCAACACAAAACGACGGCGACGAAAGATTGTCGCAGCAGCTTCGACAGG
It encodes the following:
- a CDS encoding glycosyltransferase family 9 protein — protein: MQEGLAGAGAATGAPRHILIVRLGAIGDCLRVLPSVALLRRAFPAAEIGWVVSDTAAPVLEGNPLLDRVHIVRRRALKAGAWSAWKELRRAGGELAASGYDVAIDFHTRLRSGYLVRASAAPLRIGLGLRSGTEANFLFTNCHVSLDDKYENRVVRFMRLLHPLGIEPDLAPPLANLGLWIPPEIAEAASATFDEAGRPVVAVFPGTSDHRAGDRWPAERWQQVVAALGEQGVGCMVLWGPGEMDIAAAVAAASPRAVLAPPTSLVEMMALVGRFGLYLGANTAALHMAWMQQVPAVVLAGGRPWRTDRPLSPARSVMLSAGGVEPSRKLRGSAARAAVEGIRVEEVLAAARTLLAG
- a CDS encoding alpha/beta hydrolase; translation: MKTDARTIEVDANGIRFVAFELGSGPLLLCLHGFPDDATTWRRQMAPFADAGYRVVAPYMRGYAPTSAAPGGIYQTAALGRDAAALVEALSPDQQAVVFGHDWGALAAYGAALFAPSRIRKLVAAAVAYGPRLTTAFATNYAQQKRSWYMFFFQTLMAEMAVSHDDLRFIRNLWSDWSPAWKYTDADIAPVLQTLARPGVLEAALGYYRCLFDPSRQDPALMADQMRLGMEPITVPTLYLHGSNDGCMGLELCEGMEEAFPGGLEKTVIDGAGHFMHCEKPEQVNARVLEFIGLAD
- a CDS encoding DUF4254 domain-containing protein encodes the protein MDRSPDEIVALHDRLLLRWEDAEKDSAQAGADLAAMILPPVLSDEALLEERIEVAHFANFVIWRLEDEARLREIPDSRVAALKRAIDPWNQRRNDLMEAIDVVYLAQFSNVDVAGARLHSESAGMIIDRLSILALKIHNLEKVAIDAAADDDIATVEESRHRRELLSQQRADLGACLAALLDDFAAGRSCFRCWRQLKAYNDERLNRALRAETRAKAAQPAQGQRG